One genomic window of Mucilaginibacter sp. SJ includes the following:
- the glmS gene encoding glutamine--fructose-6-phosphate transaminase (isomerizing) — protein sequence MCGIVGYIGFRDAYPIVIKGLHRLEYRGYDSAGVALLNHDLKVYKKAGKVEDLENFVKGIDLKGTIGMGHTRWATHGEPSDRNSHPHSSGDRKLTIIHNGIIENYGVIKETLAAKGHVLKSDTDTEVLIHLIEDIQKETGLDLKDAVRVALNKVIGAYAIVIMSADEPDLLIAARKGSPMVIGVGKGEYFIASDATPIVEYTKNVIYLNDNEIAYVHRESLLVKNIDNSVQTPYIQELDLKLEMLEKGGYDHFMMKEIYEQPRSIRDCLRGRIYPQQGKVQLGGIKEYTEKLKNVDRIIIVACGTSWHAGLVGEYLIEEYARVPVEVEYASEFRYRNPIITEKDLVIAISQSGETADTMAAIELAKEKGATIFGICNVVGASIPRLTHAGVYTHAGPEIGVASTKAFTAQVSVLTLIAFYIAQQRGKITQSKMVEYLTGLNEIPNLVQEALKSNEHIRQIAARFKDSTNCLFLGRGSSFPVALEGALKLKEISYIHAEGYPAAEMKHGPIALIDDEMPVVFIATKHSSYEKVISNIQEVKARKGHVIAIVSEGDTEVKGMADYVIEIPQTNEAFVPLVATIPLQLLAYHIAVMRGCNVDQPRNLAKSVTVE from the coding sequence ATGTGCGGAATTGTTGGTTATATAGGATTCAGGGATGCTTACCCTATTGTTATAAAAGGGCTTCACAGGCTCGAATACCGGGGCTATGACAGTGCCGGTGTCGCCCTGCTTAATCATGACCTTAAAGTTTATAAAAAGGCCGGCAAGGTTGAGGACCTTGAAAATTTTGTGAAGGGGATTGACCTGAAGGGAACAATTGGAATGGGCCATACCCGCTGGGCCACCCACGGCGAACCGAGCGACCGTAACTCGCACCCCCACTCATCAGGCGACAGAAAACTCACCATTATCCACAACGGTATTATTGAAAACTATGGAGTGATCAAGGAAACCCTTGCAGCTAAAGGCCATGTTTTAAAAAGCGATACGGATACTGAGGTTTTAATACACCTGATTGAGGATATCCAAAAGGAAACCGGTCTTGATTTGAAAGATGCCGTACGCGTGGCTTTAAACAAAGTGATAGGCGCATACGCCATTGTGATTATGAGTGCCGATGAGCCCGATTTGCTTATTGCGGCCCGTAAAGGCAGCCCCATGGTGATTGGCGTAGGCAAAGGCGAATATTTCATAGCTTCAGACGCTACACCTATTGTGGAATATACCAAAAATGTGATCTACCTGAACGATAACGAAATTGCCTATGTACACCGTGAAAGCTTACTGGTAAAAAACATCGACAATTCGGTACAAACCCCCTACATCCAGGAGCTGGACCTAAAACTTGAAATGCTTGAAAAAGGCGGCTACGACCATTTCATGATGAAAGAGATCTATGAGCAGCCCCGTTCCATCCGCGACTGCCTGCGCGGCCGTATTTACCCCCAGCAGGGCAAAGTTCAGCTTGGTGGCATTAAGGAATACACTGAGAAGCTTAAAAACGTTGACAGGATCATTATCGTAGCCTGCGGTACCTCCTGGCATGCGGGTTTGGTAGGAGAATACCTGATTGAAGAATACGCGCGTGTGCCGGTAGAAGTTGAATATGCCTCCGAGTTCAGGTACCGCAACCCAATCATTACTGAAAAAGACCTGGTGATAGCCATTTCCCAATCGGGCGAAACAGCCGATACCATGGCCGCCATAGAACTGGCTAAGGAAAAAGGCGCTACCATTTTCGGCATTTGTAATGTGGTAGGTGCATCTATTCCGCGTTTAACACATGCGGGTGTGTATACCCATGCCGGGCCCGAAATTGGCGTAGCATCCACCAAAGCCTTCACCGCCCAGGTAAGCGTACTAACGCTGATAGCTTTTTACATAGCCCAGCAGCGGGGTAAAATCACCCAAAGCAAAATGGTTGAATATTTAACCGGCTTAAACGAGATCCCGAACCTGGTACAGGAGGCGCTGAAATCAAACGAACATATCCGGCAAATTGCAGCCCGGTTTAAAGATTCGACCAATTGCCTGTTCCTGGGCAGGGGCAGCTCATTCCCTGTAGCGCTGGAAGGCGCTTTAAAGCTCAAGGAGATCTCCTACATCCATGCCGAAGGTTATCCTGCCGCTGAGATGAAACATGGCCCTATCGCCTTAATTGATGATGAAATGCCGGTGGTGTTCATCGCCACCAAACATTCATCATACGAAAAGGTGATCAGTAACATACAGGAAGTAAAAGCCCGCAAAGGCCACGTCATTGCCATTGTTTCCGAAGGCGATACCGAAGTAAAAGGCATGGCCGATTATGTGATAGAGATCCCGCAAACCAATGAGGCATTTGTACCGTTAGTGGCAACTATCCCGCTGCAGTTACTGGCTTATCACATAGCTGTAATGCGCGGCTGTAACGTTGATCAGCCCCGTAACCTGGCCAAGTCGGTTACTGTTGAATAA
- a CDS encoding TerC family protein, translating into MSFEMFAQAESWISLITLTLLEIVLGIDNVIFISILSDKLPAAQQSKGRRIGLGMAMITRILLLLSISWVMTLTAPLFNLSSVLSITSPEWVEKLAISGRDLILIIGGLFLIYKSTAEIHHKIEGEEEDGGTIKKHSFWGTIIQIMLLDIVFSLDSVITAVGMASHVEIMILAVVIAVGIMMWASNGVASFVNKHPTVKMLALSFLLLIGVSLLAEAFEQHIPKGYIYFAMAFSVLVEMLNLKMKANKGKNVVKKG; encoded by the coding sequence ATGAGTTTTGAAATGTTTGCCCAGGCCGAGTCCTGGATCTCCCTGATCACACTTACGCTTTTGGAGATCGTTTTAGGGATCGACAACGTGATATTTATCTCCATCCTGTCTGATAAATTGCCTGCCGCCCAGCAAAGCAAGGGCAGGCGGATTGGTTTGGGCATGGCCATGATCACCCGCATCCTGCTGTTGTTATCCATTAGCTGGGTAATGACGCTTACCGCCCCCCTGTTTAACCTGAGTTCGGTTTTGAGTATTACCAGCCCGGAATGGGTTGAAAAACTGGCTATCTCCGGCCGCGACCTGATCCTGATCATCGGCGGCCTGTTCCTGATCTATAAAAGTACTGCCGAGATCCATCATAAAATTGAGGGTGAAGAAGAAGACGGAGGAACCATAAAAAAACATTCGTTCTGGGGCACAATCATCCAGATCATGCTGCTGGATATCGTTTTCTCGCTCGACTCGGTGATCACCGCGGTAGGAATGGCCAGCCACGTGGAGATCATGATCCTGGCGGTTGTTATAGCCGTAGGCATTATGATGTGGGCATCAAACGGGGTAGCCTCATTTGTAAACAAGCACCCAACCGTAAAAATGCTGGCGCTATCATTCCTGCTGCTGATCGGCGTTTCGCTCCTGGCAGAAGCTTTTGAACAGCATATCCCTAAAGGGTATATCTATTTTGCCATGGCATTCTCTGTTTTGGTAGAGATGCTGAATTTGAAAATGAAAGCAAATAAGGGAAAGAACGTGGTGAAGAAAGGATAA
- a CDS encoding glycoside hydrolase family 31 protein produces the protein MAVIKSFKKAADGVTFTLDKGLMKVLIRRDDIVEVKYTIFDAFETKPSLVVNNKWVQHSAYQVTDGKTEVVITTAKLKVKINKATNAITYTDLKGNVITAEDSDNKSITPATIAGISTYNVTTQFASPKDEALFGLGCHPLDSMSINYKGRNQDLAIKYLTGAIPVLLSTKGYGLMWDNYSASNFYGAEADNTKFKYVSESGKQVDYFFFYGPGFDHIIDLYRTATGKAPMFGKWAYGLFQSQDRYLSEDEILTVKDNYRNNHIPVDVIVQDWYYWDPLPIGSHVMKPERYPHPQKLVDALHAANIHAMISIWPVFGKGTPNYDALNKMGGLTDITWDNVVTHTFDTYYDAHNPKARELYWDQARDSLIKRYGWDAWWIDQCEPDNGALLDARRQSNFAIGKGIDYFNTYSLQHTKGVYEGWRRDIPGKRAFFLVRQSFAGEQRNASTLWSSDIECTFHDFKDQVPQGINACTSGIPYWTSDIGGYHYHWKPADWSQPDKRELFTRWFQFGTFCPIFRIHGKGERAIFSKNWDENTRSILLNFDKLRYRLMPYIYSLAGRVTNDNYTIMRSLAFDYRGDSKVYGIPDQYMFGPAFMVNPVTEQLYTSSDADKKAKARQVYLPAASKWYNFWTGELLDGGQTISAAAPIEILPLYVKAGSIIPMGPDVEYATEKPNSNIELRIYPGADASFKFYEDENDNYNYEKGQSATFNLNWNDKTRKLTISDTKGHFPGQLKSRTFNIVMVKGVHGSDVALTAKADKVVKYTGKAMVVAL, from the coding sequence ATGGCAGTTATTAAATCTTTCAAAAAGGCGGCTGATGGCGTTACTTTCACGCTCGACAAAGGTTTGATGAAAGTGCTTATCCGCAGGGACGATATCGTTGAAGTAAAATATACCATCTTTGATGCTTTTGAGACCAAGCCATCATTGGTTGTAAATAATAAATGGGTTCAGCACTCAGCGTACCAGGTTACTGATGGGAAAACCGAGGTGGTTATTACTACGGCAAAGCTGAAAGTAAAGATCAATAAAGCTACCAATGCTATCACCTATACCGATTTGAAGGGTAACGTGATCACTGCCGAAGACAGCGACAATAAATCCATTACTCCGGCAACCATCGCGGGGATCAGCACTTATAACGTTACTACACAATTTGCGTCGCCTAAAGATGAGGCCCTGTTCGGTTTAGGTTGCCATCCTTTAGATTCCATGTCGATCAATTATAAAGGCCGTAACCAGGACCTGGCTATTAAATATCTTACCGGCGCTATCCCAGTACTGTTGTCAACAAAAGGCTATGGCTTGATGTGGGATAACTATTCGGCCAGTAATTTTTATGGTGCCGAAGCGGACAACACTAAATTTAAATATGTATCCGAAAGCGGTAAGCAGGTTGATTATTTCTTTTTTTACGGGCCGGGCTTTGACCATATCATCGATCTTTATCGAACCGCTACCGGTAAGGCGCCGATGTTCGGTAAATGGGCTTATGGCTTGTTTCAGTCGCAGGACAGGTACCTGAGCGAGGACGAGATCCTTACCGTAAAGGATAATTACCGCAATAACCATATCCCGGTTGACGTGATTGTGCAGGATTGGTACTACTGGGACCCATTGCCAATAGGCTCACATGTAATGAAACCGGAACGTTACCCGCATCCGCAAAAACTGGTTGATGCCCTGCACGCGGCCAATATCCACGCCATGATCTCTATCTGGCCGGTTTTTGGTAAAGGCACCCCTAATTATGACGCGCTGAACAAAATGGGAGGTTTAACCGATATCACCTGGGATAACGTGGTTACCCACACTTTTGATACTTATTATGATGCCCATAACCCTAAAGCCCGTGAGCTTTACTGGGACCAGGCCCGCGACAGCCTCATTAAACGTTACGGCTGGGATGCCTGGTGGATTGACCAGTGTGAGCCGGATAATGGTGCTTTACTTGACGCCCGTCGTCAAAGCAATTTTGCTATCGGTAAAGGCATTGATTATTTTAATACCTACTCTTTACAGCATACAAAAGGCGTTTACGAAGGCTGGCGCAGGGATATCCCGGGTAAACGTGCTTTCTTTTTGGTAAGGCAGTCCTTTGCCGGTGAGCAGCGCAACGCCTCTACATTATGGTCGAGCGATATTGAGTGTACTTTTCATGATTTTAAAGATCAGGTACCACAAGGTATTAATGCCTGTACCTCTGGCATCCCTTACTGGACGTCAGACATCGGCGGTTATCATTACCACTGGAAACCTGCCGATTGGTCGCAGCCGGATAAGCGCGAGTTGTTTACCCGCTGGTTCCAGTTCGGTACATTTTGCCCTATTTTCCGCATCCACGGTAAAGGTGAGCGAGCCATCTTCAGCAAAAACTGGGATGAAAATACAAGGTCGATCCTGCTTAATTTTGATAAGCTCCGTTACCGCCTGATGCCATACATTTATTCACTGGCAGGTCGTGTAACTAATGATAATTATACCATTATGCGTTCGCTGGCGTTTGATTACCGCGGCGACAGCAAGGTTTACGGCATTCCTGACCAGTATATGTTCGGGCCGGCCTTTATGGTTAACCCGGTAACCGAACAACTATATACTTCAAGTGATGCAGATAAAAAAGCCAAGGCGCGCCAGGTTTACCTGCCTGCCGCCAGCAAATGGTATAACTTCTGGACAGGCGAACTGCTTGACGGCGGCCAAACCATTAGCGCTGCGGCACCTATCGAGATTTTGCCGTTATATGTAAAAGCAGGTTCAATTATACCAATGGGCCCGGATGTTGAATACGCAACCGAAAAACCAAACAGCAATATTGAGCTTCGCATCTATCCCGGCGCTGATGCTTCATTTAAGTTTTACGAAGATGAAAACGATAACTACAATTACGAGAAAGGACAATCAGCTACATTTAACCTGAACTGGAATGATAAAACCCGTAAGCTTACCATATCAGATACCAAGGGGCATTTCCCCGGCCAGCTGAAAAGCCGCACGTTTAATATTGTGATGGTTAAAGGTGTTCATGGTTCGGATGTAGCTTTAACAGCCAAGGCTGATAAGGTTGTTAAATATACAGGTAAAGCGATGGTAGTGGCGCTATAG
- a CDS encoding ISAon1 family transposase N-terminal region protein, producing MSSAHETLVHLILPKGLLDYFELTDVRSSENGALNIYLEEKNLAPSGYDKSQLESKGFLPETAIQDFPIRGHKVALCIKRRRWEVKASGELITRDWDLVRKGARMTTEFGTFLKGIFG from the coding sequence TTGTCATCAGCCCACGAAACCCTTGTCCATTTAATCTTACCAAAAGGCCTTTTAGACTATTTTGAACTTACCGATGTCCGTTCATCAGAGAATGGAGCGTTGAACATTTATCTGGAGGAGAAGAACCTTGCTCCATCAGGTTATGATAAGTCACAGTTAGAGTCAAAAGGCTTTTTACCAGAGACAGCTATTCAGGATTTTCCTATCCGCGGCCATAAAGTAGCCTTATGTATAAAAAGGCGCAGATGGGAAGTTAAAGCGAGTGGTGAGCTTATCACAAGAGACTGGGATTTAGTAAGAAAAGGGGCGCGAATGACAACGGAATTCGGCACTTTTTTAAAAGGAATATTTGGATAA